Within the [Enterobacter] lignolyticus SCF1 genome, the region TACCGCGCTATTTGAGCTCGGCGCAGTTGACCAGCTTGAGCGGGTTGACGGAGTCCATGTTGCGGCACTTCTCGTAGTCGGTCGCCAGCAGCTCAATCCACTGCATGATGAGAGTGTCAAACAGGAACATAAACAGCGTGAAAACGATGAGCCACCCGTACTTACGGAGCATAACGGCACCTGATGATTGATTGCGTGAATGGCTGG harbors:
- a CDS encoding DUF2556 family protein, coding for MLRKYGWLIVFTLFMFLFDTLIMQWIELLATDYEKCRNMDSVNPLKLVNCAELK